In Danaus plexippus chromosome 28, MEX_DaPlex, whole genome shotgun sequence, a genomic segment contains:
- the LOC116776085 gene encoding uncharacterized protein LOC116776085, which produces MCFKIIEFWMWRIACYVLATIFIIIGFIYGPFNTAMYFADPQPSKSELLHTEKHLAVLLLYLVGLSWYLFITHLFLLYACCMKNVKVLNIYIVLIITHLCVTIVFCVYNLFLCLIFDNQCYDHKSGSNDIAASLGVALAGVVYCVVWLVLIFAVFGESALRLYVGEFAKTSANAVQFS; this is translated from the exons ATGTGTTTCAAAATCATCGAGTTCTGGATGTGGAGAATCGCTTGTTATGTATTAGCAACGATTTTTATCATCATAGGTTTTATTTACGGACCGTTCAACACCGCCATGTATTTCGCAG atCCTCAACCATCTAAATCGGAATTACTTCATACGGAGAAACACCTGGCGGTTCTGCTGCTGTATTTGGTGGGTTTGAGCTGGTACCTCTTCATCACACACCTGTTCCTCTTGTACGCGTGCTGTATGAAGAACGTGAAAGtccttaacatttatatagtgCTGATAATAACCCATCTCTGCGTCACGATAGTGTTCTGTGTGTACAATTTATTTCTCTGTTTAATTTTCGACAACCAGTGCTATGATCACAAGAGCGGCTCCAATGACATCGCCGCGTCCCTCGGCGTGGCCTTAGCCGGCGTTGTGTACTGCGTCGTGTGGCTCGTCTTAATATTCGCTgtgt TTGGCGAGAGTGCGCTGCGTCTATACGTCGGAGAATTTGCAAAAACGTCCGCTAACGCAGTACAGTTCAGTTAG